TCGACGCTGGCCACCAAGGGTGCCGAACTGGACCAGGCGGCATCCCGCGTCAGGTCCTGGGTCGGGGCGCCGATGAAGCTGCCGGTGACCTGAAACCGGGTCGAGGTACCGACCGCGATATTGCTTGCGATCGGCGTCACCTGCAGGCTGCTGAGGGTCCCGGAGAGGACGCTCAGACTGGTCGAGGCGGTGAGGAGAGTCCCGAATTTGGCCGACAGGGTCACCGTCGGCGGGGTGACCGTCGGAGCCAGGGTGCCGACTACCCCCTCGTTGCCGCCGGTGTTGCCGACTTGGGCAAAGCCGGTTGGCAGGATCTCCCAGGTGACCATTTCGGTAATGTCCCGCTGGGTGCCGTTGCTGAAATTGCCGAGGGCGGTCATCCGCCGGGTCGTACCCACCGCCCCGGCAAGGGTGCTGGTCGGGTGCACCAGGGTCGGATTGAGCGGGCTGATCTGAATGCTGGTCAGATTGCCGCCGGTCACCGTGAGACCGGTCGTGGCTGATACACCGCCGAGCGCGGCGCTGATCGAAACGTTCCCCTGGGCCAGGGCGGTCAGCCGGCCGCTGGTCGCTTCGATCTCCGCCACCGACGGACTGCTGGAGGTCCAGGTCACCTCGCTGCTGACATCCCGGGAGGTGCCGTCGGAGAATGTGCCTCTGGCGATGTACCCGCGTCTGGTCAGGCTCAGTTGCGAGGCGTTGGCCGGTTCGATGGCGATGGACGCCAGGGCCGGAGCGGTGACGGTCATCACCGTCGACTGGGTCACTCCGCCGAAGGCGGCGGAAATCGTCGTCGGCCCCTCGGTGAGGGCGCGGGCCAGCCCCTTGTCTCCAGGCGCATTGCCGATGGTGGCCACGGCCGGAGCGCTGCTCGCCCAGTCGGCGTCAAAAGTCAGATCCTGGCTGGTCGCGTCGGAAAAGGTCCCGACGGCGCTGAACTGGGTG
This genomic interval from Desulfuromonadales bacterium contains the following:
- a CDS encoding Ig-like domain-containing protein → MSKLLLPVLVVLLVLPGLLGCGEDDQPTRPNDFIPLSSIEIVSQNPAIANLTSNQFTASGNFSGFFTRNITAEVLWASSDPAVATISTIGRATAVSPGTTTITATLDGISTSFELAVSDAVITVLDITPLLPSTPRGLTTQFSAVGTFSDATSQDLTFDADWASSAPAVATIGNAPGDKGLARALTEGPTTISAAFGGVTQSTVMTVTAPALASIAIEPANASQLSLTRRGYIARGTFSDGTSRDVSSEVTWTSSSPSVAEIEATSGRLTALAQGNVSISAALGGVSATTGLTVTGGNLTSIQISPLNPTLVHPTSTLAGAVGTTRRMTALGNFSNGTQRDITEMVTWEILPTGFAQVGNTGGNEGVVGTLAPTVTPPTVTLSAKFGTLLTASTSLSVLSGTLSSLQVTPIASNIAVGTSTRFQVTGSFIGAPTQDLTRDAAWSSSAPLVASVDTSDFKEGRLRGQQAGTALITASFGGLISNNATLTVTSRALQNLSIAPVNPTTGIGGSLQFTATAGYFDGSSQIVTEDVTLSLDNTNVAIFPNASRNPGLVYGVNLGTATLSAQLGAEPAQTRIINVNQ